Proteins found in one Balearica regulorum gibbericeps isolate bBalReg1 chromosome 17, bBalReg1.pri, whole genome shotgun sequence genomic segment:
- the ANHX gene encoding anomalous homeobox protein isoform X3 — protein sequence MKRFMAMLNRNKNKDPPPAKLLDLAGQLCQDLQSSSPSLEKLVGAMMGCKHKMYFLTNIHVVRACVFVHIRNGQHDAACRLLEYCKAEEKEELVQLWHEIHYQRVMEKHHMDYLTPLQKFRCRKRNPPPISLCPEGLKNRNYSDEVRQKLHRFAAEVTTNPNKKQREGLARDVNLQPTQVYNWFANYRRRQKSCLPRTEKLNNSRPERALTYHAKEQQDKGSYTPQTADGSYVGIGSEQMEITLMPCDPGWEQSAADLDKPPEGTYLKMLESSFMQSSELYEARTSKALLTTHNTERPIAFCTEAVLEPGTSFNSAVLQLREVASSTDASPQPHNFVLCSCGSLTFSDERLAMWQGPSSTRGVSGSMWTPGIEVPVRLCLASLSAHLFLHPAWKKAKPWDKARSWRIQLVTR from the exons ATGAAGCGGTTCATGGCCATGttaaacaggaataaaaacaaGGATCCCCCACCTGCCAAGCTGCTGGATCTAGCAGGACAGCTTTGCCAGGACCTCCAAAGCTCGTCTCCTAGTCTGGAGAAGCTGGTTGGGGCCATGATGGGATGCAAACACAAGATGTATTTTCTCACTAACATCCACGTTGTCCGAGCTTGCGTGTTTGTTCATATCCGTAATGGGCAGCATGACGCAGCCTGCAGACTGCTGGAG TATTGcaaggcagaagagaaggaagagctggTGCAACTTTGGCATGAGATTCATTACCAGAGGGTTATGGAGAAACATCACATGGATTATCTGACACCACTGCAGAAATTCCGTTGCAGAAAGAG GAATCCTCCACCTATTTCCCTTTGTCCTGAAGGTTTGAAGAATCGAAACTATTCAGATGAAGTACGCCAGAAGCTGCACAGGTTTGCTGCAGAGGTGACAACAAATCCAAACAAGAAACAGCGG GAGGGATTGGCTCGGGATGTGAACCTGCAGCCAACTCAGGTCTATAATTGGTTTGCAAATTATCGACGGCGTCAAAAATCCTGCCTGCCTCGTACAGAAAAGCTCAACAACTCACGTCCTGAGAGGGCTTTGACTTACCATGCAAAGGAGCAGCAGGATAAAGGATCCTACACTCCACAAACTGCAG ATGGATCTTATGTAGGCATCGGCTCTGAGCAAATGGAGATAACCCTCATGCCCTGTGACCCAGGGTGGGAGCAGTCAGCTGCAGATCTGGATAAGCCTCCTGAAGGAACTTATTTAAAGATGCTGGAATCCAG CTTTATGCAGAGCAGTGAGCTGTATGAAGCGAGGACAAGCAAAGCTTTGCTGACCACTCACAACACTGAACGACCTATAGCTTTTTGCACTGAGGCTGTGCTGGAACCAGGAACCTCCTTTAActctgctgtcctgcagctcaGAGAAGTAGCAAGCAGTACTGATGCCAGCCCCCAGCCTCATAACTTTGTCCTGTGCTCTTGTGGGTCCCTTACCTTCTCAGATGAACGGCTGGCCATGTGGCAGGGCCCTTCCAGCACCAGAGGAGTCTCTGGCTCCATGTGGACCCCAGGTATAGAAG
- the ANHX gene encoding anomalous homeobox protein isoform X2 — MSACSKMKMPMLKKGFQEDARMKRFMAMLNRNKNKDPPPAKLLDLAGQLCQDLQSSSPSLEKLVGAMMGCKHKMYFLTNIHVVRACVFVHIRNGQHDAACRLLEYCKAEEKEELVQLWHEIHYQRVMEKHHMDYLTPLQKFRCRKRNPPPISLCPEGLKNRNYSDEVRQKLHRFAAEVTTNPNKKQREGLARDVNLQPTQVYNWFANYRRRQKSCLPRTEKLNNSRPERALTYHAKEQQDKGSYTPQTADGSYVGIGSEQMEITLMPCDPGWEQSAADLDKPPEGTYLKMLESSFMQSSELYEARTSKALLTTHNTERPIAFCTEAVLEPGTSFNSAVLQLREVASSTDASPQPHNFVLCSCGSLTFSDERLAMWQGPSSTRGVSGSMWTPVPVRLCLASLSAHLFLHPAWKKAKPWDKARSWRIQLVTR, encoded by the exons ATGTCTGCATGCAGCAAAATGAAGATGCCTATGCTCAA AAAAGGCTTCCAAGAGGACGCAAGGATGAAGCGGTTCATGGCCATGttaaacaggaataaaaacaaGGATCCCCCACCTGCCAAGCTGCTGGATCTAGCAGGACAGCTTTGCCAGGACCTCCAAAGCTCGTCTCCTAGTCTGGAGAAGCTGGTTGGGGCCATGATGGGATGCAAACACAAGATGTATTTTCTCACTAACATCCACGTTGTCCGAGCTTGCGTGTTTGTTCATATCCGTAATGGGCAGCATGACGCAGCCTGCAGACTGCTGGAG TATTGcaaggcagaagagaaggaagagctggTGCAACTTTGGCATGAGATTCATTACCAGAGGGTTATGGAGAAACATCACATGGATTATCTGACACCACTGCAGAAATTCCGTTGCAGAAAGAG GAATCCTCCACCTATTTCCCTTTGTCCTGAAGGTTTGAAGAATCGAAACTATTCAGATGAAGTACGCCAGAAGCTGCACAGGTTTGCTGCAGAGGTGACAACAAATCCAAACAAGAAACAGCGG GAGGGATTGGCTCGGGATGTGAACCTGCAGCCAACTCAGGTCTATAATTGGTTTGCAAATTATCGACGGCGTCAAAAATCCTGCCTGCCTCGTACAGAAAAGCTCAACAACTCACGTCCTGAGAGGGCTTTGACTTACCATGCAAAGGAGCAGCAGGATAAAGGATCCTACACTCCACAAACTGCAG ATGGATCTTATGTAGGCATCGGCTCTGAGCAAATGGAGATAACCCTCATGCCCTGTGACCCAGGGTGGGAGCAGTCAGCTGCAGATCTGGATAAGCCTCCTGAAGGAACTTATTTAAAGATGCTGGAATCCAG CTTTATGCAGAGCAGTGAGCTGTATGAAGCGAGGACAAGCAAAGCTTTGCTGACCACTCACAACACTGAACGACCTATAGCTTTTTGCACTGAGGCTGTGCTGGAACCAGGAACCTCCTTTAActctgctgtcctgcagctcaGAGAAGTAGCAAGCAGTACTGATGCCAGCCCCCAGCCTCATAACTTTGTCCTGTGCTCTTGTGGGTCCCTTACCTTCTCAGATGAACGGCTGGCCATGTGGCAGGGCCCTTCCAGCACCAGAGGAGTCTCTGGCTCCATGTGGACCCCAG
- the ANHX gene encoding anomalous homeobox protein isoform X1: MSACSKMKMPMLKKGFQEDARMKRFMAMLNRNKNKDPPPAKLLDLAGQLCQDLQSSSPSLEKLVGAMMGCKHKMYFLTNIHVVRACVFVHIRNGQHDAACRLLEYCKAEEKEELVQLWHEIHYQRVMEKHHMDYLTPLQKFRCRKRNPPPISLCPEGLKNRNYSDEVRQKLHRFAAEVTTNPNKKQREGLARDVNLQPTQVYNWFANYRRRQKSCLPRTEKLNNSRPERALTYHAKEQQDKGSYTPQTADGSYVGIGSEQMEITLMPCDPGWEQSAADLDKPPEGTYLKMLESSFMQSSELYEARTSKALLTTHNTERPIAFCTEAVLEPGTSFNSAVLQLREVASSTDASPQPHNFVLCSCGSLTFSDERLAMWQGPSSTRGVSGSMWTPGIEVPVRLCLASLSAHLFLHPAWKKAKPWDKARSWRIQLVTR, encoded by the exons ATGTCTGCATGCAGCAAAATGAAGATGCCTATGCTCAA AAAAGGCTTCCAAGAGGACGCAAGGATGAAGCGGTTCATGGCCATGttaaacaggaataaaaacaaGGATCCCCCACCTGCCAAGCTGCTGGATCTAGCAGGACAGCTTTGCCAGGACCTCCAAAGCTCGTCTCCTAGTCTGGAGAAGCTGGTTGGGGCCATGATGGGATGCAAACACAAGATGTATTTTCTCACTAACATCCACGTTGTCCGAGCTTGCGTGTTTGTTCATATCCGTAATGGGCAGCATGACGCAGCCTGCAGACTGCTGGAG TATTGcaaggcagaagagaaggaagagctggTGCAACTTTGGCATGAGATTCATTACCAGAGGGTTATGGAGAAACATCACATGGATTATCTGACACCACTGCAGAAATTCCGTTGCAGAAAGAG GAATCCTCCACCTATTTCCCTTTGTCCTGAAGGTTTGAAGAATCGAAACTATTCAGATGAAGTACGCCAGAAGCTGCACAGGTTTGCTGCAGAGGTGACAACAAATCCAAACAAGAAACAGCGG GAGGGATTGGCTCGGGATGTGAACCTGCAGCCAACTCAGGTCTATAATTGGTTTGCAAATTATCGACGGCGTCAAAAATCCTGCCTGCCTCGTACAGAAAAGCTCAACAACTCACGTCCTGAGAGGGCTTTGACTTACCATGCAAAGGAGCAGCAGGATAAAGGATCCTACACTCCACAAACTGCAG ATGGATCTTATGTAGGCATCGGCTCTGAGCAAATGGAGATAACCCTCATGCCCTGTGACCCAGGGTGGGAGCAGTCAGCTGCAGATCTGGATAAGCCTCCTGAAGGAACTTATTTAAAGATGCTGGAATCCAG CTTTATGCAGAGCAGTGAGCTGTATGAAGCGAGGACAAGCAAAGCTTTGCTGACCACTCACAACACTGAACGACCTATAGCTTTTTGCACTGAGGCTGTGCTGGAACCAGGAACCTCCTTTAActctgctgtcctgcagctcaGAGAAGTAGCAAGCAGTACTGATGCCAGCCCCCAGCCTCATAACTTTGTCCTGTGCTCTTGTGGGTCCCTTACCTTCTCAGATGAACGGCTGGCCATGTGGCAGGGCCCTTCCAGCACCAGAGGAGTCTCTGGCTCCATGTGGACCCCAGGTATAGAAG